A portion of the Pseudarthrobacter defluvii genome contains these proteins:
- the thrS gene encoding threonine--tRNA ligase, protein MSDAQQITLLVDGEETKVTTGTTGAELFFERRDVVVARVNGELKDLDQELPEGAEVEGVTIDSPDGLNVLRHSTAHVMAQAVQQLRPDAKLGIGPYITDGFYFDFDVAEPFTPEDLKTLEKMMQKIVNQNQKFVRRVVTEDQAREAMKNEPYKLELLGKKNDAAEAGEGVNVEVGAGDITIYDNVERKEGATVWCDLCRGPHLPNTKLISNAFALTRSSSAYWLGNQKNQQLQRIYGTAWPTKEALKAYQERIAEAERRDHRKLGSELDLFSFPDELGSGLPVFHPKGGIIRKEMEDYSRQRHVEAGYEFVYTPHITKGHLYEVSGHLDWYKDGMFPAMHVDAELNEDGTVRKPGQDYYLKPMNCPMHNLIFRSRGRSYRELPLRLFEFGSVYRYEKSGVVHGLTRVRGMTQDDAHIYCTREQMKDELTKTLNFVLALLKDYGLNDFYLELSTKDPEKYVGDDATWEEATRTLAEVAQESGLELVPDPGGAAFYGPKISVQAKDALGRTWQMSTIQLDFNLPERFELEFQAADGSRQRPVMIHRALFGSVERFMGVLTEHYAGAFPAWLAPVQVVGIPVAEAFNEYMFDVVDQLKAAGIRAEVDTTSDRFPKKIRTASKDKIPFVLIAGGDDAEAGAVSFRFRDGSQDNGVPVEEAVKRITDAVRNRTS, encoded by the coding sequence GTGTCAGATGCCCAGCAGATCACCCTTCTCGTCGATGGCGAAGAGACCAAGGTGACTACCGGGACAACCGGTGCGGAACTCTTCTTTGAGCGCCGCGACGTTGTCGTGGCCCGCGTTAACGGCGAGCTGAAGGACCTTGACCAGGAGCTTCCCGAAGGCGCCGAGGTGGAAGGCGTCACCATTGATTCGCCCGACGGCCTGAACGTCCTGCGCCACTCCACCGCCCACGTCATGGCCCAGGCAGTGCAGCAGCTGCGCCCCGACGCCAAGCTCGGCATTGGCCCCTACATCACCGACGGCTTCTACTTCGACTTCGACGTTGCCGAGCCGTTCACCCCCGAGGACCTCAAAACCCTCGAAAAGATGATGCAGAAGATCGTCAACCAGAACCAGAAGTTCGTCCGCCGCGTCGTCACCGAGGACCAGGCCCGCGAAGCGATGAAGAACGAGCCCTACAAGCTCGAGCTGCTGGGTAAGAAGAACGACGCCGCCGAGGCCGGGGAAGGCGTGAACGTTGAGGTGGGTGCCGGCGACATCACCATCTACGACAACGTGGAACGCAAGGAAGGCGCCACCGTCTGGTGCGACCTCTGCCGTGGCCCGCACCTGCCCAACACCAAACTCATCTCCAACGCCTTCGCCCTGACCCGTTCCTCGTCGGCCTACTGGCTGGGTAACCAGAAGAACCAGCAGCTGCAGCGCATCTACGGCACCGCCTGGCCCACCAAGGAAGCCCTGAAGGCCTACCAGGAGCGCATTGCCGAGGCCGAACGCCGCGACCACCGCAAGCTGGGCTCCGAACTGGACCTGTTCTCCTTCCCGGACGAGCTGGGTTCAGGACTGCCTGTCTTCCACCCCAAGGGCGGCATTATCCGCAAGGAGATGGAGGACTATTCCCGCCAGCGCCACGTCGAGGCCGGCTACGAGTTCGTCTACACCCCCCACATCACCAAGGGGCACCTGTACGAGGTCTCCGGCCACCTGGACTGGTACAAGGACGGTATGTTCCCGGCCATGCATGTGGATGCCGAACTCAATGAGGACGGCACCGTACGCAAGCCCGGCCAGGACTACTACCTGAAGCCGATGAACTGCCCCATGCACAACCTCATCTTCCGCTCCCGCGGCCGGTCCTACCGCGAGCTGCCCCTGCGGCTGTTCGAATTCGGTTCGGTGTACCGGTACGAGAAATCCGGTGTGGTGCACGGCCTCACCCGTGTGCGCGGCATGACACAGGACGACGCCCACATCTACTGCACCCGCGAGCAGATGAAGGATGAGCTCACCAAGACCCTCAACTTCGTCCTGGCCCTGCTCAAAGACTACGGGCTGAACGACTTCTACCTGGAACTGTCCACCAAGGACCCGGAAAAGTACGTCGGCGACGACGCCACCTGGGAGGAAGCCACCAGGACCCTTGCCGAGGTGGCCCAGGAGTCCGGACTGGAGCTCGTGCCGGATCCGGGTGGAGCAGCCTTCTACGGCCCGAAGATCTCGGTGCAGGCCAAGGATGCGCTGGGCCGTACCTGGCAGATGTCCACCATCCAGCTGGACTTCAACCTGCCCGAACGCTTCGAACTGGAGTTCCAGGCCGCCGATGGCAGCCGCCAGCGCCCCGTGATGATCCACCGCGCCCTGTTTGGCTCAGTGGAGCGGTTCATGGGCGTCCTCACCGAGCACTACGCCGGTGCGTTCCCCGCCTGGCTGGCTCCGGTCCAGGTGGTGGGCATCCCGGTTGCCGAAGCGTTCAACGAGTACATGTTCGACGTCGTCGATCAGCTTAAGGCCGCTGGTATCCGCGCCGAGGTGGACACCACCTCCGACCGGTTCCCCAAGAAGATCCGCACCGCCAGCAAGGACAAGATCCCGTTCGTGCTCATCGCAGGTGGCGACGATGCGGAAGCAGGAGCGGTGTCGTTCCGGTTCCGGGACGGAAGCCAGGACAACGGCGTGCCGGTGGAGGAAGCCGTCAAACGGATCACCGACGCCGTCCGCAACCGGACCAGCTAG
- a CDS encoding DNA polymerase III subunit alpha: MSFTHLHVSTAFSAHYGVSWPEELAMAAAADGATALACTDRDGLYGTIKHLKACMAAGIDPIVGVDLAVFDDDGDHRTQVAGRVVVLARGNNNGAGYRALCRLVSDAHARTSGKAGGAVPAAVTRAELASRTLDPQTLKPVLTVLLGPDSDVGRAMGGRRYLRPRTLFKQWIDAMPAGTVVAEIVSQLSAPGTSFSTAHAVRMLRLAEEHHVPAILTNAVRYCAADGAPTADVLDSARTLKSLPELAGEPLLQPTGQGWLKTGEQMLALGKEIISAAGYGAADLKQLMAQTEALADLCRIDPTTDMGWKQPVVPEASVIGINQDPHAELIQRCHAGIGRRFPGVSGKAEKDMLFRLDHELGIINNLGFSSYFLTVAEVSRMIQDMGVRAAARGSGASSLVNYLIDVSHVNPLQHDLIFERFLSNDRATLPDIDIDVESAERHNVYRRIFERFGSERVTLMSMQNGYRARGAVRDAGLALGMDDGEVGEIAKQLWRFSARKFREALQEKPELREFAGRVEQRDADGNQQLDLLVDLTERLDRLPRHISMHPCGVILGDATLLDRTPVQPSGLGLPMSQFDKHDMDPMGMLKLDVLGVRMQSAMAFAVREIIRIHPTKKDVVAAGRHPLGPDGTGPDYIAGDGRIDLNAVPLDDEPTYELIRSTHTLGCFQIESPGQRELIGKMAPREFNDLIIDISLFRPGPMKSDMVRPFLEHRHGFAPEVYPHPDLKPVLQETHGVTVFHEQILKTLDIMTGCGLAKADEFRRALSNEAGEAQVEEYFRRHAKVRGYTPEVVDKVWGTLKSFASFGFCKAHGAAFAVPTYQSAWLKTHHPEAFLAGLWEHDPGMYPKRLLVAEARRLGIPILPLDINRSKAEYRVERIESGKDTGKLGIRLSLNGIYGLSAAELKRIVAGQPYDSLADLRARSRLSKPNIRRLAQLGAFDSLHREAGGPANRADLVQHLQQLQTANGTRKGVEVLEGQLALPLGDIELRNIKPRLPAPTLVENVRAELDLMAVDVSTHLMESHRPMLERLGVTTADKLLSMRNGTEVLVAGVRVATQTPPMRGGRRVVFISIDDGTGCVDSVFFHEAQESAGPLLFGTRLLLIRGTTRRTGPRGISLSASMAWDLSRTETLPFPEAATAGGGDVAHPLDGISRTLAITGFNG; this comes from the coding sequence ATGAGCTTCACCCACCTACACGTTTCCACAGCATTCAGCGCCCACTACGGCGTCTCCTGGCCGGAGGAGCTGGCCATGGCAGCCGCCGCGGACGGGGCTACTGCCCTTGCCTGCACCGACAGGGATGGCCTGTATGGCACCATCAAGCACCTCAAGGCCTGCATGGCTGCCGGCATCGATCCCATTGTGGGGGTGGACCTGGCAGTCTTTGACGACGACGGCGATCACCGCACGCAGGTAGCCGGCCGGGTGGTGGTGCTGGCCAGGGGCAATAACAACGGTGCCGGTTACCGTGCGCTCTGCAGGCTGGTATCCGATGCCCACGCCAGGACATCGGGGAAGGCCGGGGGAGCGGTCCCCGCGGCAGTCACCCGCGCCGAACTTGCCTCCCGCACCCTGGACCCCCAAACCCTCAAGCCGGTGCTGACCGTCCTGCTCGGACCTGACTCAGACGTCGGAAGGGCCATGGGTGGGCGGCGGTACCTGCGCCCCCGAACCCTGTTCAAGCAATGGATCGACGCCATGCCCGCTGGAACAGTGGTGGCGGAAATCGTCTCCCAGCTCAGCGCACCGGGTACCTCGTTCAGCACGGCCCATGCCGTCCGCATGCTCAGGCTCGCCGAGGAGCACCATGTACCTGCCATCCTCACCAATGCCGTCCGCTACTGCGCTGCCGATGGAGCCCCAACTGCCGACGTCCTGGACTCTGCCAGGACCTTGAAGTCCCTACCGGAACTGGCAGGAGAGCCGCTGCTGCAGCCAACCGGACAGGGATGGCTTAAAACCGGGGAGCAGATGCTGGCCCTGGGGAAGGAGATCATTTCCGCTGCAGGTTATGGTGCCGCGGACCTCAAGCAGCTGATGGCCCAGACCGAGGCGCTCGCCGATCTTTGCCGGATCGACCCCACCACCGATATGGGCTGGAAACAGCCAGTTGTCCCTGAGGCGTCAGTCATTGGCATCAACCAGGATCCGCACGCCGAACTCATCCAGCGCTGCCATGCGGGAATCGGCAGGCGGTTCCCCGGTGTCAGCGGCAAGGCAGAGAAGGACATGCTGTTTCGGCTTGACCATGAACTGGGCATCATCAACAACCTCGGATTTTCCTCCTACTTCCTCACGGTGGCGGAGGTGTCCCGGATGATCCAGGACATGGGGGTCAGGGCGGCTGCCAGGGGATCGGGGGCCTCCAGCCTGGTCAACTACCTGATTGACGTCAGCCATGTGAACCCCCTCCAGCACGACCTCATTTTCGAACGGTTCCTTTCCAACGACCGCGCCACCCTTCCGGACATCGACATCGACGTCGAAAGCGCTGAACGCCACAACGTCTACCGGCGGATCTTCGAGCGGTTCGGGTCAGAGCGGGTCACCCTGATGAGCATGCAGAACGGATACCGGGCGCGGGGGGCAGTGCGCGACGCCGGGCTGGCGCTGGGTATGGACGACGGCGAGGTGGGGGAGATCGCCAAGCAGCTGTGGCGGTTTTCGGCCCGGAAGTTCCGGGAGGCGTTGCAGGAAAAGCCCGAGCTCCGGGAGTTTGCCGGCAGGGTTGAACAGCGCGATGCCGATGGCAACCAGCAGCTGGACCTGCTGGTGGATCTGACTGAACGCCTGGACCGGCTCCCCCGCCACATCTCCATGCACCCCTGCGGCGTGATCCTGGGTGATGCCACGCTCCTGGACCGCACCCCGGTCCAGCCAAGCGGGCTTGGCCTGCCCATGAGCCAGTTCGATAAACACGACATGGACCCCATGGGCATGCTCAAACTCGATGTCCTGGGTGTCCGCATGCAAAGCGCAATGGCTTTCGCCGTCCGGGAGATAATACGCATCCACCCCACCAAAAAGGACGTGGTGGCAGCGGGCAGGCACCCACTGGGACCCGATGGCACCGGCCCGGACTACATTGCCGGGGACGGCCGGATCGACCTCAACGCCGTCCCCCTTGACGATGAACCAACCTATGAACTGATCAGGAGCACGCACACCCTGGGTTGCTTTCAGATTGAATCCCCCGGGCAACGGGAACTGATCGGAAAGATGGCGCCCCGGGAATTCAACGACCTCATCATCGATATTTCCCTGTTCCGCCCCGGGCCGATGAAATCGGACATGGTGCGGCCCTTCCTGGAACACCGCCACGGATTTGCCCCTGAGGTTTATCCGCACCCGGACCTCAAACCCGTGCTGCAGGAAACCCATGGGGTCACGGTCTTCCACGAACAGATCCTGAAAACCCTCGACATCATGACCGGTTGCGGGCTGGCCAAGGCCGACGAGTTCCGCAGGGCGTTGAGCAACGAGGCGGGGGAAGCGCAGGTGGAGGAATACTTCCGGCGCCACGCGAAGGTGAGGGGGTACACCCCCGAGGTAGTGGACAAGGTATGGGGGACGTTGAAGTCCTTTGCCAGTTTCGGCTTCTGCAAGGCCCATGGCGCTGCCTTCGCGGTTCCCACCTACCAGTCCGCCTGGCTCAAAACACACCATCCCGAAGCTTTCCTGGCGGGCTTGTGGGAGCACGATCCGGGGATGTACCCCAAACGGCTTCTGGTGGCTGAAGCCCGGCGGCTGGGCATCCCCATCCTTCCCCTGGACATCAACAGGAGCAAAGCCGAGTACCGGGTGGAGCGGATCGAATCCGGCAAGGACACCGGCAAGCTGGGAATCCGGCTCAGCCTGAACGGGATCTACGGGCTGTCGGCCGCCGAATTGAAGCGGATCGTGGCGGGGCAGCCTTATGATTCGCTGGCCGACCTTCGGGCGCGCTCGCGGCTTAGCAAGCCAAACATCCGGCGCCTTGCCCAGTTAGGTGCCTTTGATTCCCTGCACCGGGAAGCAGGAGGTCCGGCCAACCGCGCGGACCTGGTGCAGCACCTGCAGCAGCTCCAAACCGCCAACGGAACCCGCAAGGGCGTGGAGGTGCTGGAGGGGCAGCTGGCCCTTCCCCTGGGCGACATCGAACTAAGGAACATCAAGCCCAGGCTTCCCGCCCCCACGCTGGTGGAAAACGTCAGGGCAGAACTTGACCTCATGGCCGTAGATGTCAGCACCCACCTGATGGAAAGCCACCGCCCCATGCTGGAAAGGCTCGGCGTCACCACAGCGGACAAGCTTCTTAGCATGCGCAACGGCACAGAAGTACTGGTGGCAGGAGTGCGCGTGGCAACCCAAACGCCTCCCATGCGCGGCGGCAGGAGGGTAGTTTTCATCAGCATCGACGACGGCACAGGCTGTGTTGATTCGGTCTTCTTCCATGAGGCCCAGGAAAGCGCCGGACCGCTCCTGTTCGGCACCCGCCTGCTGCTGATCCGCGGCACCACCCGAAGGACCGGTCCACGGGGCATCAGCCTGAGTGCAAGCATGGCATGGGACCTCAGCAGGACGGAGACACTGCCCTTCCCTGAGGCCGCGACGGCGGGCGGCGGGGACGTGGCCCATCCCCTGGATGGCATCAGCAGGACGCTGGCGATCACCGGTTTTAACGGGTGA
- a CDS encoding DUF6504 family protein, translating into MGMFSESVDVVCSAAGQPESLTWAGRSYTVCAEPVRWYERRQWWAEDARAPLGSGQGVVDHEIWRIQVIPSRNPPRPGGPNDPAGAETLTLDLSRHIPSGRWRLLRIHDALRPRTA; encoded by the coding sequence ATGGGCATGTTCAGCGAGTCCGTTGACGTGGTGTGCTCCGCTGCGGGCCAGCCGGAATCCCTCACCTGGGCAGGCCGGTCCTACACGGTCTGCGCCGAACCTGTCCGGTGGTACGAACGCCGGCAATGGTGGGCGGAGGACGCCAGGGCTCCATTGGGAAGCGGGCAGGGCGTGGTGGACCACGAAATCTGGCGCATCCAGGTGATCCCAAGCCGGAATCCACCCCGCCCCGGGGGTCCCAATGATCCTGCCGGTGCAGAAACCCTCACCCTTGACCTGTCCCGCCACATCCCCAGCGGCCGATGGCGGCTGCTGCGGATCCATGACGCGCTACGCCCCAGAACTGCCTGA
- a CDS encoding chorismate mutase, which produces MATIQGNDRDARADKEQLAAVRIAVDEVDEQIVTLIARRERLIRIAGTLKGDDAEVRAPGRVERIIEHVRSAAEKKDIDPDIVESTYRAMISAFIELELRIHKENS; this is translated from the coding sequence ATGGCGACAATTCAAGGAAACGACAGGGATGCCCGGGCCGACAAGGAACAGCTCGCGGCCGTCCGGATTGCCGTTGACGAGGTGGATGAGCAGATTGTCACCCTCATTGCCCGCCGCGAACGGCTGATCAGGATTGCCGGAACCCTCAAGGGGGATGACGCCGAGGTGCGCGCCCCCGGACGGGTGGAGCGCATCATTGAGCATGTCCGTTCCGCTGCGGAGAAAAAGGACATCGACCCGGACATCGTGGAGTCAACGTACCGGGCCATGATCTCCGCGTTCATTGAACTTGAACTGCGGATCCACAAAGAAAACAGCTGA
- a CDS encoding VOC family protein, with translation MEPRVDFISLGVRNVADSRAFYIDGLGWPVHREAAGEVLFIQVNHGLVLSLWDARQMQAEAGTNPPSGVPCITLSHNVESPADVDRIMEEAAAAGAAIIAEPVTQPWGGYTGYFADPDGFRWEVAYNPTWAVDDGGTVTV, from the coding sequence ATGGAGCCCAGAGTCGACTTTATCTCCCTCGGTGTCCGCAACGTTGCGGATTCGCGCGCCTTCTACATTGACGGCCTTGGCTGGCCGGTCCACCGGGAGGCGGCCGGGGAGGTGCTGTTCATCCAGGTGAACCACGGCCTGGTGCTCTCCCTCTGGGACGCACGCCAGATGCAGGCCGAAGCAGGCACGAATCCGCCGTCCGGTGTCCCCTGCATCACCCTCAGCCATAACGTGGAAAGTCCGGCGGACGTGGACAGGATCATGGAGGAGGCAGCGGCTGCGGGCGCTGCCATCATCGCCGAACCGGTCACCCAGCCCTGGGGCGGCTACACGGGGTACTTCGCCGACCCCGACGGCTTCCGCTGGGAGGTGGCCTACAACCCCACCTGGGCAGTGGACGACGGCGGTACGGTCACCGTGTGA
- a CDS encoding SOS response-associated peptidase, producing the protein MCGRYVMARAVGDLLAEFDAELEDEVSIPPSWNVAPTDAVPIVLERLKEDNAGLRQVRQLHVARWGLVPSWAKDLKIGSSMINARSESVLEKPAFRKAAKSRRCAVPADGYYEWKQGPGKSKQPYYVHPGQYHGLVFAGLYEWWKDPSLPEAEPGRWLLSTSILTADTPPPGTESTIFGKLTELHDRVPLPMDKATMEAWLDPHADDAAGLVDLVRSRVKDAAADWQVDSVGKEVGNVRNNGPELIRPVEALF; encoded by the coding sequence ATGTGTGGACGCTACGTAATGGCCCGTGCCGTGGGGGACCTCCTGGCTGAGTTCGACGCCGAGCTGGAGGACGAGGTGAGCATTCCGCCGTCATGGAATGTGGCACCCACCGACGCCGTCCCCATAGTGCTGGAGCGCCTGAAGGAGGACAACGCCGGGCTCAGGCAGGTACGGCAACTGCACGTGGCACGCTGGGGCCTGGTCCCGTCCTGGGCGAAGGACCTGAAAATCGGGTCCAGCATGATTAACGCCCGCAGCGAATCGGTGCTGGAGAAACCGGCGTTCCGTAAAGCCGCGAAGTCACGTCGTTGTGCAGTTCCGGCCGATGGCTACTACGAATGGAAGCAGGGCCCCGGGAAGTCCAAGCAGCCGTATTACGTGCACCCTGGCCAGTACCACGGACTGGTTTTCGCCGGCCTCTATGAATGGTGGAAGGACCCGTCCCTGCCCGAGGCGGAGCCCGGGCGGTGGCTGCTGTCCACATCCATCCTCACCGCGGACACGCCTCCGCCGGGGACGGAGTCCACCATCTTTGGGAAGCTGACGGAACTGCACGACAGGGTGCCCCTGCCCATGGACAAGGCCACCATGGAAGCCTGGCTGGACCCCCACGCCGATGACGCAGCCGGCCTCGTGGACCTGGTGCGGTCAAGGGTCAAGGATGCCGCCGCCGACTGGCAGGTTGATTCCGTGGGAAAGGAAGTGGGCAATGTGCGCAACAACGGTCCCGAGCTGATCCGCCCGGTGGAGGCGCTGTTCTAG